A single region of the Lotus japonicus ecotype B-129 chromosome 4, LjGifu_v1.2 genome encodes:
- the LOC130712900 gene encoding uncharacterized protein LOC130712900, which translates to MQRKKVNQEGPLFRKNLQSDFWRLAKLNESLLYQKFRSRWVKEGDANTRYFHSIIKWRRKKNSLVGLFDNGTWVVEPVVVKEHVHDFFKCRFEKDTWMAPRMDGVPFSQQSSADNDFLTARFDMEEIREVVWDCEGDKSLSPDGFNFKFIKSFWYLLQQDVKILMDDFHANGVWPRGCNASFLAVVSKKESPISLNDFRPIS; encoded by the coding sequence ATgcagaggaagaaggtgaatcAAGAAGGCCCTCTCTTCAGGAAAAACCTACAATCTGATTTTTGGAGGCTAGCTAAACTCAACGAATCCCTTTTGTACCAAAAGTTCCGGTCTAGATGGGTTAAGGAAGGGGATGCAAATACGAGGTATTTCCACTCAATCATTAAATGGAGGCGAAAGAAAAATTCCCTAGTTGGCTTGTTTGACAATGGAACTTGGGTAGTGGAACCGGTTGTAGTCAAGGAGCATGTACATGATTTCTTCAAATGCAGATTTGAGAAAGACACGTGGATGGCTCCAAGGATGGATGGGGTGCCCTTTAGCCAACAATCCTCTGCTGATAATGACTTCCTTACAGCTAGATTTGATATGGAGGAAATAAGGGAAGTAGTTTGGGATTGTGAAGGTGATAAAAGCCTAAGTCCAGATGGGTTCAACTTCAAGTTCATCAAGTCCTTCTGGTATCTTTTACAACAGGATGTCAAAATATTGATGGATGACTTTCATGCTAATGGTGTGTGGCCAAGGGGGTGTAATGCTTCATTCTTAGCCGTAGTCTCGAAGAAGGAGTCACCTATAAGCCTTAATGATTTCAGACCAATCTCTTAA